Sequence from the Cellulomonas fimi ATCC 484 genome:
GCCGTAGCTGCCGCCACCGCCACCGCCGCCGAAGCCGCCACCGCCGCCGCCCCCACCACTGAAGCCGCCGCCACCCGAACGCTGGGTCCGGGTGACCTTGGCCGTGGCGTAGCGCAGCGACGGGCCGACCTCGTCGACCTGCAGCTCGTACACGGTGCGCTTCTCGCCCTCACGGGTCTCGTAGGAGCGCTGCACGAGCCGGCCGGTGACGATGACGCGGGTGCCCTTGGTGAGCGACTCGGCGACCGACTCGGCCGCCTCCCGCCAGATCGAGCAGCGCAGGAACAGCGTGTCGCCGTCCTTCCACTCGTTGCTCTGACGGTCGAACGTGCGGGGCGTCGACGCGACGGTGAAGTTCGCGACCGCAGCCCCCGAGGGGGTGAAGCGGAGCTCGGGGTCCCCCGTGAGGTTCCCGATCACCGTGATGGTGGTCTCACCAGCCATGCCAGCTCCTCGCTCGTTCGATCAGTCGGGTCGGTCCGGGGCCGGACCGCTCGTCGGCTCCGCACGGTACGCGCGGAGACCGACACTCACGCGTCGGCGCGCAGCACCTTCGTCCGCAGGACGACCTCGTTGAGGCCGAGCTGACGGTCGAGCTCCTTGGCGGTCGCGGGCTCCGCGGTGAAGTCGACGACGGCGTAGATGCCCTCGGACTTCTTCTTGATGTCGTACGCGAGGCGACGACGGCCCCAGATGTCCACCTTGTCGACGGTGCCACCGTCGGTCTTGACGACCGACAGGTACTTGTCGAGCGACGGGGCGACGGTGCGCTCCTCGATCTCGGGGTCGAGGATGATCATGATCTCGTACTGACGCAGGCTCATACCCACCTCCTCTGGTCTCGGCGGTCACGGTCGTTCCGTGACAGGAGGGTTCTGTGCGTCGCTGCGAGCCGACCCGCACGACGACCGAGGTCGCGGTCCGGGTGGCGTCCCGCGCGTCCCGCCGATCGGCGGCAGGCGTGCACGGGCACAGCAGGGAGACAGCCTACCGGCCCGCCGCCGCCCGCAGAAATCCCGTCGTGCGACGGGGCCTGCGGACCGCGACGGGCCGGTGGGCGTGGACGGTCAGCCGCCGTTGCCGTTGCCGTTCCCGCCGGCGTTCGGCGTCGGCGTCGGCGTGGGCTGCGGTGTCGGCGGGCCCTGCGTGGGCTGCGGTTTCGGGCCCGTCGACACGACGAGCGTCACCGTGCTCCCGACGGGGACCTGGCCGCCGCCCGGGTCCATCCGGATGACGCGGCCGTTCGACACGCTGTCCGACGGCTCCGTGACCACCGAGACGCCGAGGCCCAGCCGGTCGAGCGTCGCTGCCGCGTCGGCCTCGAGCTTCCCGACGACGTTCGGCACGTCGACCACCTGCGGCGCGACCTCCTCCGGCGGTGCCTCCGTCAGCGTCGGCGTCGGCGTGGGGGTGGCGGTCGGCTTCCCGCCGACGTTGGCCCGCGGGGGGAACTCCACGACCGCGGAGTACTGCGGCAGCGTGAAGGCCTGCTCCATGTACCGCGCCCACAGGAACGAGGGCCACGAGCCACCGGTGATCTGCTCGAGCGTCCGGCCTCGCTTGTCCTTGCCGAAGGGCTCGATCGACTCCTGCGACTTGCCGTCCTCACCGACCTGGCTCATCGAGACGGCCGTCGCGAGGTTGGGCGTGAAGCCGACGAACCACGACGCCTTGTTGTCGGTGGTCGTACCGGTCTTGCCGGCGATCGGGCGTCCGAGCGGCTTGACCCAGTCCTCGCCGGAGCCCTCCTGGACGACCTGCTGCATCGCGAACGCGGTGTCGGCCATGACGCCCGCGTCGAACACCTGCTCGCCGCCCGTGTCGTAGGTGAACGCCGTCGTGCCGTTGTAGTTGTCGACCTTCGCGACGATGTGGGCGTCGATGTGCTTGCCCTGGTTCGCGATGCTCGCGTAGGCGCTCGCCATGTCGAGCGGGTGCACGAGGTCGGTGCCGAGCACGTTCGACACGTTGTCGGGGTTGATCGTCGTCGTGACGCCCGCGCGCTGCGCGACCTCGGCCGTCTTGGCCGCACCGATCTCGATGTTGAGCTTGGCGTAGACCGTGTTGACGGAGTTCGCCGTCGCCTCGACGAGGTCGATGTTGCCGAACTGGCCGCCCTTGCCGGAGCCGAAGTTCTTGACGTCCTTCTGACCGCCCTCCCACTCGGGGAAGCGCTGCGGCGACTTGCCGTCGTAGCGCGTGGCGAGGCTGATGCCGCTCTCCAGCGCGCCGATCAGCGTGAACGGCTTGAACGTCGACCCGCCCTGGATCTTGTCCCAGGCCGCGCGGTTGATCTGGTCCGCGGCGTCGTTCGGCCCGCCGTACAGCGCGACGATGCCGCCCGTCTGCGGGTCGACCGACGAGATGGAGAACTTGGTCCGCGCGAACGGGACCGCGCCGTCCATCCCCTCGAGCGCGCCGAGCCGGAACGCCTCGGCGGTCCACACCGCCTGCCGCTGCAGGGGCTCCTGGATGGTCGTGTAGACCTTGTAGCCCTTGGTGTCGATCTGCTCGTCGGTGAGCGCGAGCGGCTCCGCCCGCAGCTCGTCACGAACCATCTGCAGCAGCAGACCGTTGGGTCCGACCATGTCGTTGGTGCGCTGGTACTCCACGGTCGCGGGGAACGTCATCGCGGCACGGTCGGCGGCGGTGACCCACCCCATCTCCTGCATGGAGTCGAGCACGATGTTCCACCGCGCCTCGGCCTTCTCCGGGGAGACGGCCGGGTCCCAGTTGTTCGGCGACGGGATGATCCCGGCGAGCAGCGCCGCCTCCGACACCGTGAGGTCCGCGGCGTTCTTGCCGAAGTACGCCTTCGCCGCCGTCTGGATGCCGTACGAGTCCCGGCCGAAGTAGATGGTGTTGAGGTAGCGCCCGAGGATGTCCTCCTTGTCGAGCTGCCGGCTCACCTTGACGGCGAGCAGCGCCTCGCGGGCCTTGCCGACGTAGTCCGTCGTCGTCGAGAAGTAGTACCGCTCGACGTACTGCTGCGTGAGCGTCGAGCCACCCTGCTTCTTGCCGGTCGTGATGTTGATCCACAGCGCGCGCGCCATGCCCGTGACCGAGACGCCGGAGTTGGTGAAGAACGTGCGGTCCTCCGCCGCGGCGACGGCCTGCCCGATGTACTTCGGCAGCGTCGCGTAGTCGACGATCTCGCGGTTCTGCACCGAGAACTGGCCCATGACCGGACCGGGCTGCCCGTCGACGCCCGCGTAGTAGACGGTCGTCGTCTGCTTGGCGATGTCGTCGTTCGCACCGGGGATCGTCACCGACTGGTACGCGGCGACGGCACCGCCGAGGCACAGGAAGAAGAACGTGAGGAAGGAGCCCAGCAGGAACCGCCACGACGGCAGCCACCGGTGCAGGCCGCGGTAGCCGCTGCGCGGGTAGTCGAAGAACTTGCGCTTGCGCCCGCTGCCGGCCGAGGCGGTGCCGGCGCGCGTCGAGGCCGTGGCGCGCGACGACGGACGGGCCGCGCGCGTGGCGCGTCGGGTCCGTGAGGGCGCGGCGCGCCGGTTCGAGCCTGCCAAGGCGGTGCCTTCCTGACGACGACATGACCGCGGTGGCGTGCCCGGGGCCCGGGGCCACGTCGGACGGACGTCCACCGCGCAGCCCAGTATGGGGGAGTCGTCGGTGTCCGCCCAGGGTGACGAGGGCTTCCTCGCGACACCCTTCACACGATCGGCACGTGGCCATCCATGCTTCCCCGCGGGTCGGCAGGGTGCCGTGGCGGCGGTCACCGCCCAGGGCGCGTCGATGCCGGACTTGTCGCGAGGCATCGAGGCGACATAGTCTCCAGATGTATCGAGTTGATACATCGACGGACGGAGCGGTCCGGTCGTCGTCCCTTTCGTCCTGCGGCCCGGGTGCCGCGGACGCTACCGCAGCCCGTGAGGAGGTCGTGCCGTGCGTGGTCGTTCCGACGTCCTCGAGCCCGCGATCCTCGGGCTGCTGCACGAGTCGCCGATGCACGGCTACGAGCTGCGCAAGCGCCTCAACCTCGTGCTCGGCTCCTTCCGCGCACTGTCCTACGGGTCGCTGTACCCGTGCCTGAAGTCGCTCGTCGACCGCGGCTGGATCGTCGGCACCGAGTCCACGCCCAGCGCCGGGCACGCCGTCGCCAGCAAGCGCGCGCGCATCGTCTACCAGCTGACCGCCGACGGCAAGGAGCACCTGCAGCAGGTGCTCGCGTCGTCCGGCCCGTCCAGCTGGGAGGACGAGAACTTCGACGTGCGGTTCGCCTTCTTCGGGCAGACCGACGCCGAGACCCGGCTCCGGATCCTCGAGGGCAGGCGCACCCGCCTCACCGAACGGCTCGAGACGATCCGCCAGTCCTTCGCCCGCACCCGCGAGCGCATGGACGAGTACACGCTCGAGCTCCAGCGGCACGGCCTCGAACAGGTCGAGCGTGAGGTCCGCTGGCTCGACGGGCTCATCGACAACGAGCGTGGCCACCGCCGCGCGCGTACCGCAGGCACCGGCCGCCCGGCCGGAGCCGACTCCCCCGCTGTGCCGTCCGACTCCGTCGACACGGCGAACACCACCGAGAAGGAGCGAGGATGACCTCCATCCGCGTCGCCATCGTCGGCGTCGGCAACTGCGCCGCGTCGCTGGTCCAGGGCGTGCACTACTACGCCGACGCCGACCCGAACGGGACCGTGCCCGGTCTCATGCACGTGCAGTTCGGTGACTACCACGTGCGTGACATCGAGTTCGTCGCGGCGTTCGACGTCGACGCGAAGAAGGTCGGCTTCGACCTGTCCGAGGCGATCGTCGCCTCCGAGAACAACACCATCAAGATCTGCGACGTCCCGCCGCTCGGCGTGACCGTGCAGCGCGGCCACACGCTCGACGGCCTCGGCAAGTACTACTCGCAGACCATCGAGGAGTCCGACGCCGAGCCGGTCGACATCGTCGCCACGCTCCGCGAGGTCCAGGCCGACGTCCTCATCTGCTACCTGCCCGTCGGGTCGGAGGCCGCCGCGAAGTTCTACGCGCAGGCCGCCATCGACGCTGGCGTCGCGTTCGTCAACGCTCTCCCGGTCTTCATCGCGTCCGACCCCGAGTGGGCCGCGAAGTTCGAGGCCGCCGGTGTCCCGATCGTCGGCGACGACATCAAGTCGCAGGTCGGCGCGACGATCACGCACCGCGTCCTCGCCCGCCTGTTCGAGGACCGCGGCGTCATCCTGGACCGCACGTACCAGCTGAACGTCGGCGGCAACATGGACTTCAAGAACATGCTCGAGCGCGAGCGCCTGGAGTCCAAGAAGGTCTCGAAGACGCAGGCCGTCACCTCCAACCTGTCCGGCCCCCTGGGCGGCAAGAAGGAGGACCGCAACGTCCACATCGGCCCGTCGGACTACGTCGCGTGGCTCGACGACCGCAAGTGGGCCTACGTCCGCCTCGAGGGCCGTGCCTTCGGCGAGGTGCCGCTGAACCTCGAGTACAAGCTCGAGGTCTGGGACTCCCCGAACTCCGCCGGCATCATCATCGACGCCCTGCGCGCCGCGAAGATCGCCAAGGACCGCGGCATCGGCGGCCCCATCCTGTCCGCGTCGACGTACTTCATGAAGTCGCCGCCGGTCCAGATGGAGGACACGCAGGGCCGTGCCGAGCTGGAGGCCTTCATCCGCGGTGAGAACGAGCGCTGACGCGGAGCGCAGCGAAGGTTGAGGGGTCGGACGCGTCAGCGTCCGGCCCCTCGGCCGTAGCGGAGCGCAGCGGCAGCGCGACCGGCAGAACGAGCGCTGACGCGGAGCGCAGCCAAGCTCGAGTGGTCGGACGCTTCGGCGTCGGCCCTTCGGCCGTCCCGGGGGTCGCTCCGTGACGGCGGTCGCCATGCGCCCGGCTCCGCCCACCTCCGTCCGACGACAGCAGGGTGGCGACAGCACGCGTGGGCGCGTCGTCCCCCTCGACGGGGATCGCGTCAGCGCCGTCAGGGCCGACCAGCCACGGGGCCCGTGATCCCGTCCCCGGCGGCGGCCGTGACGCAGGTCAGGATTGTGCGCGGCCCGCGGTCCACCGGATCGGGCGACTGCCGGCCGCGGTGACGGCCTGCCCGGTCGTGCAGCGCTCCCGCCCGGTCGGGCGCCCGCGCCCGACCGGGCGGACGAGGCGGGGTGCTACTTCGTGCCGCCGGTCGCCACGAGCCACACGGCGAAGGCGACGACGGCGACCACGACCACGAGGAGCGCCACCGCGGCGCCCAGCCGCACCGCCCGCGGACCGCGCGCGGGGACGGTGCCGCCGTCGGCGGTCGTGAGCTCGGGGGC
This genomic interval carries:
- the rpsF gene encoding 30S ribosomal protein S6 — translated: MSLRQYEIMIILDPEIEERTVAPSLDKYLSVVKTDGGTVDKVDIWGRRRLAYDIKKKSEGIYAVVDFTAEPATAKELDRQLGLNEVVLRTKVLRADA
- a CDS encoding penicillin-binding protein, with the protein product MAGSNRRAAPSRTRRATRAARPSSRATASTRAGTASAGSGRKRKFFDYPRSGYRGLHRWLPSWRFLLGSFLTFFFLCLGGAVAAYQSVTIPGANDDIAKQTTTVYYAGVDGQPGPVMGQFSVQNREIVDYATLPKYIGQAVAAAEDRTFFTNSGVSVTGMARALWINITTGKKQGGSTLTQQYVERYYFSTTTDYVGKAREALLAVKVSRQLDKEDILGRYLNTIYFGRDSYGIQTAAKAYFGKNAADLTVSEAALLAGIIPSPNNWDPAVSPEKAEARWNIVLDSMQEMGWVTAADRAAMTFPATVEYQRTNDMVGPNGLLLQMVRDELRAEPLALTDEQIDTKGYKVYTTIQEPLQRQAVWTAEAFRLGALEGMDGAVPFARTKFSISSVDPQTGGIVALYGGPNDAADQINRAAWDKIQGGSTFKPFTLIGALESGISLATRYDGKSPQRFPEWEGGQKDVKNFGSGKGGQFGNIDLVEATANSVNTVYAKLNIEIGAAKTAEVAQRAGVTTTINPDNVSNVLGTDLVHPLDMASAYASIANQGKHIDAHIVAKVDNYNGTTAFTYDTGGEQVFDAGVMADTAFAMQQVVQEGSGEDWVKPLGRPIAGKTGTTTDNKASWFVGFTPNLATAVSMSQVGEDGKSQESIEPFGKDKRGRTLEQITGGSWPSFLWARYMEQAFTLPQYSAVVEFPPRANVGGKPTATPTPTPTLTEAPPEEVAPQVVDVPNVVGKLEADAAATLDRLGLGVSVVTEPSDSVSNGRVIRMDPGGGQVPVGSTVTLVVSTGPKPQPTQGPPTPQPTPTPTPNAGGNGNGNGG
- a CDS encoding inositol-3-phosphate synthase, coding for MTSIRVAIVGVGNCAASLVQGVHYYADADPNGTVPGLMHVQFGDYHVRDIEFVAAFDVDAKKVGFDLSEAIVASENNTIKICDVPPLGVTVQRGHTLDGLGKYYSQTIEESDAEPVDIVATLREVQADVLICYLPVGSEAAAKFYAQAAIDAGVAFVNALPVFIASDPEWAAKFEAAGVPIVGDDIKSQVGATITHRVLARLFEDRGVILDRTYQLNVGGNMDFKNMLERERLESKKVSKTQAVTSNLSGPLGGKKEDRNVHIGPSDYVAWLDDRKWAYVRLEGRAFGEVPLNLEYKLEVWDSPNSAGIIIDALRAAKIAKDRGIGGPILSASTYFMKSPPVQMEDTQGRAELEAFIRGENER
- a CDS encoding PadR family transcriptional regulator — protein: MRGRSDVLEPAILGLLHESPMHGYELRKRLNLVLGSFRALSYGSLYPCLKSLVDRGWIVGTESTPSAGHAVASKRARIVYQLTADGKEHLQQVLASSGPSSWEDENFDVRFAFFGQTDAETRLRILEGRRTRLTERLETIRQSFARTRERMDEYTLELQRHGLEQVEREVRWLDGLIDNERGHRRARTAGTGRPAGADSPAVPSDSVDTANTTEKERG
- a CDS encoding single-stranded DNA-binding protein, translating into MAGETTITVIGNLTGDPELRFTPSGAAVANFTVASTPRTFDRQSNEWKDGDTLFLRCSIWREAAESVAESLTKGTRVIVTGRLVQRSYETREGEKRTVYELQVDEVGPSLRYATAKVTRTQRSGGGGFSGGGGGGGGFGGGGGGGSYGGSGGGGQQDDPWATPAGGSGGGYSDEPPF